The following coding sequences are from one Caldibacillus debilis DSM 16016 window:
- the atpA gene encoding F0F1 ATP synthase subunit alpha, translating into MSLKAEEISALLKQQIENYQAEIEVADVGTVVEIGDGIARVHGLDKVMSGELVEFANGVMGMAQNLEENNVGIIILGPYTGIHEGMEVRRTGRIMEVPVGEELIGRVVNPLGQPVDGLGPINAKKFRPIESRAPGVMDRKSVHEPLQTGIKAIDALVPIGRGQRELIIGDRQTGKTSIAIDTIINQKDQNMICIYVAIGQKESTVRTSVETLRQYGAMDYTIVITASASQPAPLLYLAPYAGVAMGEEFMYNGKHVLVVYDDLSKQAAAYRELSLLLRRPPGREAYPGDVFYLHSRLLERAAKLSDAKGGGSLTALPFVETQAGDISAYIPTNVISITDGQIFLQSDLFFSGVRPAINAGLSVSRVGGAAQIKAMKKVAGTLRLDLASYRELEAFAQFGSDLDKATQEKLARGMRTVEVLKQDLHEPLPVEKQVMILYALTRGFLDDIPVSDIRRFEKEFYTWLDSKNPPVLEHIRSTGDLPADEDMAQTINEFKKIFVKSE; encoded by the coding sequence ATGAGCTTGAAAGCTGAGGAAATCAGCGCGCTGCTGAAGCAGCAGATCGAGAATTACCAAGCGGAAATCGAAGTTGCGGACGTGGGCACGGTCGTTGAAATTGGCGACGGGATCGCCCGCGTGCACGGTTTGGATAAAGTCATGAGCGGTGAACTCGTCGAATTCGCCAACGGCGTCATGGGGATGGCGCAAAACCTGGAAGAAAACAATGTCGGTATCATCATTCTGGGCCCTTACACCGGGATCCATGAAGGCATGGAAGTCCGCCGCACCGGAAGAATCATGGAAGTTCCCGTCGGCGAGGAATTGATCGGCCGCGTCGTCAATCCATTGGGACAGCCGGTCGACGGCCTGGGCCCGATCAACGCCAAAAAATTCCGCCCGATTGAAAGCCGGGCGCCGGGGGTCATGGACCGGAAATCGGTGCATGAACCGCTGCAAACCGGCATCAAGGCGATCGACGCATTGGTCCCGATCGGCCGCGGCCAGCGGGAATTGATCATCGGGGACCGGCAGACGGGGAAAACCTCGATTGCCATCGATACGATCATCAACCAAAAGGATCAAAACATGATCTGCATCTACGTCGCCATCGGGCAAAAGGAATCGACGGTGCGCACATCCGTGGAAACGCTGCGCCAATACGGGGCGATGGACTACACGATCGTCATCACCGCCTCCGCGTCCCAACCCGCGCCGCTCTTGTATTTGGCGCCGTATGCGGGAGTCGCCATGGGCGAGGAATTCATGTACAACGGAAAACATGTCCTCGTCGTTTACGACGATCTGTCCAAACAGGCGGCCGCGTACCGGGAGCTTTCCCTGCTGCTGCGCCGTCCGCCGGGCCGGGAAGCTTATCCGGGGGACGTCTTTTACCTGCACTCCCGCTTGCTTGAACGCGCGGCAAAATTGAGCGACGCGAAGGGCGGCGGTTCCTTGACGGCCCTTCCCTTCGTCGAAACGCAGGCCGGGGACATCTCCGCCTACATTCCGACGAACGTCATCTCCATTACCGACGGACAAATCTTCCTGCAATCGGATCTGTTCTTCTCCGGCGTCCGTCCCGCGATCAATGCCGGTTTGTCCGTTTCCCGGGTCGGAGGCGCCGCGCAGATCAAAGCCATGAAGAAAGTGGCGGGTACCCTCCGTTTGGACCTGGCGTCCTACCGCGAACTGGAGGCCTTCGCCCAATTCGGGTCCGATTTGGACAAAGCGACCCAGGAAAAACTTGCCCGGGGGATGCGTACCGTGGAAGTCCTGAAACAGGATTTGCACGAGCCGCTTCCCGTCGAAAAGCAGGTAATGATTTTGTACGCCTTGACCCGCGGATTCCTGGACGATATTCCCGTGTCGGACATCCGCCGTTTTGAAAAGGAATTTTACACCTGGCTGGACAGCAAAAACCCGCCGGTATTGGAACATATCCGGAGCACCGGGGATCTTCCCGCGGACGAAGACATGGCGCAGACGATCAACGAATTCAAGAAGATCTTCGTGAAGTCCGAGTAA
- a CDS encoding TIGR01440 family protein, whose amino-acid sequence MAYPVDEWAKELAEILHQFRQQIEIKKNQIMVVGCSTSEVAGKKIGSSGSLDIAAMIFERMEAFSKATGIAIAYQCCEHLNRALVVERDVMERHGLEEVTVVPVPKAGGSMAAYAFEHFRDPVVVESIRADFGIDIGDTFIGMHLKPVVVPVRTSLNKVGHAHVTLAKVRPKLIGGERAVYRRPGE is encoded by the coding sequence TTGGCTTACCCTGTGGACGAATGGGCGAAGGAATTGGCGGAAATCTTGCATCAGTTCCGGCAGCAAATCGAGATCAAGAAGAACCAGATCATGGTCGTCGGCTGTTCCACTTCCGAAGTGGCCGGAAAAAAGATCGGCTCATCGGGATCGCTGGACATCGCGGCGATGATCTTCGAGCGGATGGAAGCATTCTCGAAAGCGACGGGCATCGCCATCGCGTACCAATGCTGCGAACATTTGAACCGGGCGCTCGTCGTCGAAAGGGATGTGATGGAGCGGCACGGGCTCGAGGAAGTGACCGTCGTCCCGGTCCCGAAGGCGGGGGGCTCCATGGCGGCCTACGCCTTTGAGCATTTTCGTGATCCCGTCGTGGTCGAATCGATCCGGGCCGATTTCGGCATCGATATCGGCGACACCTTTATCGGCATGCATTTAAAACCGGTCGTTGTCCCGGTGCGCACTTCCTTGAACAAGGTCGGCCACGCCCATGTTACTTTGGCGAAGGTTCGGCCGAAGCTGATCGGCGGCGAACGGGCCGTTTACCGCAGGCCCGGGGAATGA
- the atpG gene encoding ATP synthase F1 subunit gamma has product MASLRDIKKRINATRKMSQITKAMQMVSASKLTRAETNAKSFEPYMEKIQDVVSSIAHGVTGVTHPMLVSRPVKRTGYLIITGDRGLAGSYNSNVIRELYQTILNRHKSAEEYGIIAIGRVGRDFFVKRGMNVVLDIVGLPDQPSFADIQNITKKTVDLFSDGTFDEIYIYYTRYINKITYKVENRKLLPLTDIARTERMLSYEFEPSVEEILEVLLPQYAESLIYGGLLESKASEHASRMTAMKNATDNALELIDQLTLSYNRARQASITQEITEIVAGANALN; this is encoded by the coding sequence GTGGCATCCCTGAGAGATATCAAAAAGCGCATCAACGCGACGCGAAAAATGAGCCAAATCACAAAGGCGATGCAGATGGTTTCCGCTTCGAAACTGACCCGCGCGGAAACGAACGCAAAGTCCTTTGAGCCATATATGGAAAAAATTCAGGACGTGGTGTCCAGCATTGCCCATGGCGTGACCGGCGTCACGCATCCGATGCTCGTCAGCCGGCCCGTCAAAAGGACCGGGTACCTCATCATCACCGGCGACCGCGGGCTGGCGGGCTCCTATAACAGCAACGTGATCCGCGAATTGTACCAAACCATTTTGAACCGCCACAAGTCCGCCGAAGAATACGGCATCATCGCCATCGGGCGCGTGGGCCGCGACTTCTTCGTGAAAAGGGGCATGAACGTCGTGCTGGATATCGTCGGCTTGCCCGACCAGCCGAGTTTCGCCGACATCCAGAACATCACGAAAAAAACCGTCGATCTCTTTTCCGACGGCACGTTCGACGAGATTTACATCTATTACACCCGCTACATCAACAAAATAACCTATAAGGTGGAAAATAGAAAGCTGCTGCCGCTGACGGACATCGCACGGACGGAGCGGATGCTCAGCTACGAATTTGAACCGTCGGTGGAGGAAATTTTGGAAGTGCTTCTGCCCCAATATGCGGAAAGCCTGATTTACGGGGGGCTCCTGGAAAGCAAGGCCAGCGAACACGCGTCCCGGATGACGGCGATGAAGAACGCGACCGACAACGCCCTTGAATTGATCGACCAATTGACCTTGAGCTATAACCGTGCTCGCCAAGCGTCCATAACCCAGGAAATTACCGAAATTGTGGCAGGGGCGAATGCCTTGAACTGA
- a CDS encoding F0F1 ATP synthase subunit delta, which produces MKQTVVGNRYAIALFEIAEKYGQTEKIEQDLQTVKQAFLQVKEMGRFLQTPNIPADVKKNTVKQVFPDLSQYVLNTLFLLIDKRQIGNLLPMIEKYHELRNEKRGIAEAKVFSARPLTGEEAKAVSEFFAKKLRKNELTIENIVDTDLLGGIKVQVGNRIFDGSLKGKLDRLKRELIGQ; this is translated from the coding sequence ATGAAGCAGACGGTCGTCGGAAACCGTTACGCGATTGCCCTGTTTGAAATCGCCGAGAAATACGGCCAAACGGAAAAAATCGAGCAGGATTTGCAGACGGTGAAGCAAGCCTTCCTGCAAGTGAAGGAAATGGGCCGCTTTCTGCAGACGCCGAACATCCCTGCGGACGTGAAAAAAAATACCGTCAAGCAGGTTTTTCCCGATTTGTCGCAATATGTTTTGAATACGCTCTTCCTCTTGATCGACAAGCGCCAGATCGGCAATTTATTGCCGATGATCGAAAAGTACCACGAATTAAGGAACGAGAAAAGAGGCATCGCCGAAGCGAAGGTTTTTTCCGCGCGCCCATTGACGGGAGAAGAAGCGAAGGCCGTTTCCGAATTTTTCGCGAAAAAATTGCGGAAAAACGAATTGACGATCGAAAACATCGTCGACACGGACCTTTTGGGTGGCATCAAGGTCCAGGTGGGCAATCGGATCTTCGACGGAAGCCTGAAGGGAAAATTGGATCGCCTCAAACGGGAACTTATCGGGCAGTAA
- the wecB gene encoding non-hydrolyzing UDP-N-acetylglucosamine 2-epimerase, whose product MERRIKVMTVFGTRPEAIKMAPLVHELKKREGQFRPVVAVTAQHRQMLDQVLEIFAIEPDYDLNIMKDRQTLADITTNALSGLYGIMEKEKPDLVLVHGDTTTTFVAALAAFYHRTVIGHVEAGLRTRNKYSPYPEEMNRQLTGVLSDLHFAPTMKAKENLLKENKRADSIFVTGNTAIDALKTTVRREYAHPLLEKIGGGRLLLLTAHRRENLGEPMRRMFRAVKRIADEYRDVHVVYPVHLNPAVRDIADEVLGGHPRIHLIEPLDVIGFHNFMARSYLILSDSGGVQEEAPSLGVPVLVLRDTTERPEGIRAGTLKLAGTDEDAIYAMTRELLTDKAAYEKMAKARNPYGDGRASERIADAILYHFRRIPSPPAEFS is encoded by the coding sequence ATGGAACGGCGAATAAAAGTGATGACGGTTTTCGGAACAAGACCGGAGGCGATCAAGATGGCCCCCCTCGTCCACGAGCTGAAAAAGAGGGAGGGCCAATTCCGGCCGGTCGTCGCCGTAACGGCGCAGCACCGGCAAATGCTTGACCAGGTCCTGGAAATTTTCGCCATCGAGCCCGATTATGATTTGAACATCATGAAGGACCGGCAAACCTTGGCCGATATTACGACGAATGCCCTTTCCGGGCTATATGGCATCATGGAGAAAGAAAAGCCCGATCTCGTCCTCGTCCACGGGGACACGACGACGACCTTCGTCGCCGCACTGGCCGCCTTCTATCACCGGACGGTGATCGGCCACGTGGAAGCGGGCCTGCGCACGCGGAACAAGTATTCCCCCTATCCGGAAGAGATGAACCGGCAGCTTACGGGGGTCCTTTCCGATCTCCACTTCGCCCCGACGATGAAGGCGAAGGAAAATCTGCTGAAGGAGAACAAGCGGGCCGATTCGATCTTTGTCACCGGGAATACGGCCATCGACGCCTTGAAGACGACCGTCAGGCGGGAATACGCCCATCCGCTTCTCGAAAAAATCGGCGGCGGCCGCCTGCTGCTCTTGACCGCCCACCGGCGGGAAAATTTGGGGGAACCGATGCGCCGCATGTTCCGGGCGGTAAAACGGATCGCCGACGAATACCGTGATGTGCACGTCGTTTATCCGGTCCATCTGAATCCGGCCGTCCGGGATATCGCCGATGAGGTGTTGGGGGGCCACCCGCGGATCCATTTGATCGAGCCGTTGGATGTCATCGGCTTCCATAATTTCATGGCGAGGTCATACCTGATCTTATCCGATTCCGGCGGCGTGCAGGAGGAAGCGCCTTCCCTCGGAGTCCCCGTCCTCGTCTTGCGGGACACGACGGAACGGCCGGAAGGGATCCGGGCCGGGACGTTGAAGCTAGCCGGAACGGATGAAGATGCGATTTACGCCATGACCCGGGAACTGCTCACCGACAAGGCGGCCTATGAAAAAATGGCCAAGGCGCGGAATCCATACGGCGACGGCCGGGCTTCCGAAAGGATCGCCGACGCCATCCTTTACCATTTTCGGCGCATCCCCTCTCCCCCCGCCGAGTTCAGCTGA
- a CDS encoding ATP synthase subunit I: protein MDDIHKLYQRYRRLLLFLTGIYLFGIALTPYRAVFAGLLLGTLFSFYNLRLMVRKAVRLSEAVEAGRNMADMGTFSRMAAAVLAVLVAIRFPEHFHLLSTAIGVFSLYIILFLDSLIHLIYRLIQREER, encoded by the coding sequence ATGGATGATATACATAAACTTTACCAACGGTATCGGCGGCTTTTATTGTTTTTGACGGGAATCTATCTTTTCGGGATCGCTTTAACCCCTTACCGGGCGGTTTTCGCAGGCCTCCTTCTCGGAACCTTGTTCAGCTTTTACAATTTGCGGCTGATGGTCCGGAAGGCGGTCAGGCTGTCGGAAGCGGTGGAGGCGGGGCGGAATATGGCCGATATGGGAACTTTCTCGCGGATGGCCGCTGCCGTCCTGGCCGTCTTGGTCGCCATCCGCTTTCCCGAGCACTTCCACCTGCTGTCGACGGCCATAGGGGTTTTTTCCTTGTATATCATCCTTTTCCTGGATTCCCTGATCCATTTGATTTACCGGCTGATTCAACGGGAAGAGAGGTGA
- a CDS encoding serine hydroxymethyltransferase gives MSALFEQDPEVFQAIEQERKRQQDHIELIASENFASKAVMEAQGSVLTNKYAEGYPSRRYYGGCEFVDVVEDIARERAKRIFGAEHANVQPHSGAQANMAVYFSVLKPGDTVLGMNLSHGGHLTHGSPVNFSGIQYNFVAYGVDPQTEMIDYEDVRKKARAHKPKLIVAGASAYPRLIDFKILREIADETGAYLMVDMAHIAGLVAAGVHPSPVPYADFVTTTTHKTLRGPRGGMILCKERYAKAIDKAVFPGIQGGPLMHVIAAKAVALGEVMREEFKTYAKQVVANAKRLAETLTGEGLRLVSGGTDNHLLLVDLRSLGITGKTAEKVLDEVGITVNKNTIPFDPESPFVTSGIRLGTPAVTTRGFTEEDMEEVGKIIASVLKDHENEAVRREAKNRVRNLTEKHPLYE, from the coding sequence GTGAGCGCGTTATTCGAACAGGATCCGGAAGTTTTTCAAGCGATCGAACAGGAAAGAAAAAGGCAGCAAGACCATATTGAGCTGATCGCCTCCGAAAATTTTGCCTCGAAGGCGGTGATGGAGGCGCAAGGTTCCGTATTGACGAACAAATACGCGGAAGGATATCCCTCGCGCCGCTATTACGGCGGCTGCGAATTCGTCGATGTCGTGGAAGACATCGCCAGGGAGCGGGCAAAGCGAATATTCGGGGCCGAGCACGCCAACGTTCAGCCCCATTCCGGCGCCCAGGCGAACATGGCGGTCTATTTTTCCGTCTTGAAGCCGGGCGACACGGTTTTAGGGATGAATCTGTCCCACGGCGGCCATTTGACCCACGGGAGCCCAGTCAACTTCAGCGGCATCCAATACAACTTCGTCGCCTACGGGGTCGATCCGCAAACGGAAATGATCGATTACGAAGACGTGAGGAAGAAGGCGCGGGCGCACAAACCGAAACTGATCGTGGCCGGGGCCAGCGCCTATCCCCGCCTTATCGATTTTAAAATTTTGCGGGAGATCGCCGATGAAACGGGCGCCTATCTGATGGTCGACATGGCCCACATCGCCGGGCTGGTGGCGGCCGGCGTTCATCCGAGCCCCGTCCCCTACGCGGACTTTGTGACGACGACCACCCATAAAACCCTGCGCGGGCCGAGGGGCGGCATGATCCTGTGCAAGGAACGGTACGCGAAAGCGATCGACAAAGCCGTTTTCCCTGGGATTCAAGGCGGTCCCCTTATGCATGTGATCGCCGCCAAAGCGGTCGCCCTCGGGGAAGTGATGCGGGAAGAATTTAAAACTTACGCGAAACAGGTGGTCGCAAACGCCAAGCGATTGGCCGAAACCTTGACCGGGGAAGGCCTGCGGCTGGTTTCCGGCGGCACCGACAACCATTTGCTGCTGGTCGATTTGCGCTCCCTCGGCATAACCGGAAAAACGGCGGAAAAGGTACTGGATGAAGTCGGGATTACGGTGAACAAAAACACGATCCCCTTCGATCCGGAAAGCCCCTTTGTCACGAGCGGCATCCGCCTCGGGACGCCGGCGGTGACGACGCGGGGATTTACCGAGGAAGATATGGAGGAAGTGGGAAAAATCATCGCTTCGGTATTGAAGGACCATGAAAATGAGGCGGTGCGCCGTGAGGCAAAAAACCGGGTCCGGAATCTGACGGAAAAACATCCTTTATACGAATGA
- the atpD gene encoding F0F1 ATP synthase subunit beta, which produces MNKGHIVQVMGPVVDVKFESGQLPPIYNALKVTHKAQSSLEVDIDLTLEVALHLGDDTVRTIAMGSTDGLVRGMEVVDTGGPISVPVGEITLGRVFNVLGEPIDLGEKIPDNVRRDPIHKPAPKFENLSTKVEILETGIKVIDLLAPYIKGGKIGLFGGAGVGKTVLIQELIHNIAQEHGGISVFAGVGERTREGNDLYFEMKESGVLSKTTMVFGQMNEPPGARMRVALSGLTMAEYFRDEQGKDVLFFIDNIFRFTQAGSEVSALLGRMPSAVGYQPTLATEMGQLQERITSTNVGSVTSIQAIYVPADDYTDPAPATTFAHLDATTNLERKLSEMGIYPAVDPLASTSRALAPEIVGEEHYQVARQVQQTLQRYRELQDIIAMLGMDELSDEDKLIVHRARRIQFFLSQSFHVAEQFTGIPGTYVPVKETVRGFKEILEGKWDHLPEEAFRLVGTIEDAVEKAKKMGVKV; this is translated from the coding sequence ATGAATAAAGGACATATCGTGCAAGTGATGGGTCCGGTTGTCGACGTCAAGTTTGAAAGCGGACAGCTGCCGCCCATTTACAACGCGCTGAAGGTCACCCACAAGGCCCAATCGTCCTTGGAAGTGGATATCGACCTGACCTTGGAAGTTGCCCTGCATCTGGGCGACGATACGGTCCGGACGATTGCGATGGGCTCGACGGACGGTTTGGTCCGGGGCATGGAAGTGGTGGACACCGGCGGGCCGATCTCCGTCCCCGTCGGGGAAATCACCCTGGGCCGGGTGTTCAACGTTTTGGGCGAACCGATTGACTTGGGAGAAAAGATTCCGGACAACGTCCGCCGCGACCCGATCCATAAACCCGCGCCGAAATTTGAAAATCTCTCCACGAAAGTGGAGATTTTGGAAACGGGGATCAAGGTCATCGATTTGCTGGCTCCGTATATCAAAGGGGGCAAAATCGGCCTCTTCGGCGGCGCCGGCGTCGGAAAAACGGTATTGATCCAGGAACTGATCCACAATATTGCCCAAGAGCACGGCGGCATTTCCGTCTTCGCCGGGGTCGGCGAACGGACGCGGGAAGGGAACGACCTGTATTTTGAAATGAAAGAATCGGGCGTTCTCAGCAAAACCACGATGGTTTTCGGGCAGATGAACGAACCGCCCGGCGCCCGGATGCGCGTTGCCCTGTCCGGACTGACGATGGCCGAATATTTCCGCGATGAACAAGGGAAGGACGTCCTGTTCTTCATCGACAATATTTTCCGTTTCACCCAGGCCGGTTCCGAAGTATCCGCCCTTTTGGGCCGCATGCCTTCGGCGGTCGGTTATCAGCCCACGCTGGCTACGGAAATGGGTCAGCTGCAGGAACGGATCACGTCGACGAATGTCGGTTCCGTCACCTCGATTCAAGCGATCTACGTGCCGGCCGACGACTATACGGATCCGGCTCCGGCGACCACCTTCGCCCACTTGGATGCGACGACGAACCTGGAGCGGAAATTGTCGGAAATGGGCATTTATCCCGCCGTGGATCCGCTGGCATCCACTTCCCGGGCCTTGGCGCCGGAAATCGTCGGCGAAGAACATTATCAAGTCGCCCGTCAAGTCCAGCAAACGCTGCAACGCTACCGCGAGCTGCAGGATATCATCGCCATGTTGGGCATGGATGAACTGTCCGACGAAGATAAGCTGATCGTCCATCGCGCGCGCCGCATCCAATTCTTCCTGTCCCAAAGCTTCCATGTTGCCGAGCAGTTTACCGGCATCCCCGGAACCTATGTTCCGGTGAAGGAAACCGTCCGCGGTTTCAAGGAAATTTTGGAAGGAAAATGGGATCACCTGCCGGAAGAGGCTTTCCGTCTCGTCGGCACCATCGAAGATGCGGTTGAAAAGGCGAAGAAGATGGGCGTGAAGGTGTAA
- the atpB gene encoding F0F1 ATP synthase subunit A, giving the protein MNHEAPVRYFLGMPYNPSNILMITVTCVIVFVIAVLCTRRLQMKPTGLQNFLEWVMDFVRGLINSSMDWKTGGRFHLLAMTLIMYIFVANMLGLPMAIVVDHELWWKSPTADPIITMTLAVTMVALTHYYAIKLKGVKEYGKDFFRPVGFMFPLKIVEEFSNTLTLGLRLYGNIFAGEVLLSLLVTLGTSGILGGIFAVVPMIVWQAFSVFVGAIQAFVFTLLTLVYMAHKVSHDH; this is encoded by the coding sequence GTGAATCATGAAGCGCCGGTCCGCTATTTCCTCGGCATGCCTTACAACCCGTCAAACATTCTGATGATCACCGTCACCTGCGTCATCGTGTTTGTCATCGCCGTTTTGTGCACCCGCAGGCTGCAGATGAAACCGACGGGGCTGCAAAACTTTTTGGAATGGGTCATGGATTTTGTCCGGGGATTGATCAACAGTTCCATGGATTGGAAAACCGGCGGACGGTTTCACTTGTTGGCCATGACATTGATTATGTACATCTTTGTGGCCAATATGCTCGGCCTGCCCATGGCCATCGTCGTGGACCATGAGCTGTGGTGGAAGTCCCCGACGGCCGATCCGATCATTACGATGACCTTGGCGGTTACGATGGTCGCATTGACCCATTATTATGCGATCAAGCTCAAAGGGGTCAAAGAATACGGAAAAGACTTTTTCCGTCCGGTCGGTTTTATGTTCCCGCTGAAGATCGTCGAAGAGTTTTCCAACACCTTGACCTTGGGATTGCGGCTTTACGGGAACATATTCGCCGGGGAAGTATTGCTTTCCTTGCTGGTCACTTTGGGAACAAGCGGGATTCTCGGCGGGATTTTCGCCGTCGTCCCGATGATCGTATGGCAGGCGTTCAGCGTTTTCGTCGGCGCCATCCAAGCTTTTGTCTTTACGTTGTTAACCTTGGTTTACATGGCTCATAAAGTAAGCCATGACCATTGA
- the atpF gene encoding F0F1 ATP synthase subunit B yields MLTNLAVGAAQFTWLDSLYQLVAFIVLMLLLKKYAWAPLMKVMQDRENYIANEIENAEKARKEADELLEKHRQMVKEARLETQKFIEEAKRQGEIQKENIIEAARLEAERLKEAAKAEIEQEREKAVAALREQVASLSVLIASKVIEKEIDEKDHEALVQEMLKKVGEER; encoded by the coding sequence GTGTTGACCAACCTCGCAGTCGGAGCCGCCCAATTTACCTGGCTGGACAGCCTCTACCAGCTGGTGGCGTTCATCGTTTTAATGCTGTTATTGAAAAAATACGCCTGGGCTCCGTTAATGAAAGTGATGCAAGACCGGGAAAATTACATCGCCAATGAAATCGAAAACGCGGAAAAGGCCCGCAAAGAGGCGGACGAATTGCTCGAAAAACACCGGCAAATGGTGAAGGAAGCCCGATTGGAAACCCAAAAGTTCATCGAAGAAGCGAAAAGGCAAGGGGAAATCCAAAAGGAAAATATTATCGAGGCCGCCAGGCTGGAAGCCGAACGGCTGAAGGAAGCGGCGAAGGCCGAAATCGAACAGGAAAGGGAAAAGGCCGTGGCCGCGCTGCGTGAGCAAGTGGCTTCCCTGTCGGTATTGATCGCATCGAAAGTCATTGAAAAAGAAATCGACGAAAAAGACCATGAGGCCCTTGTTCAAGAAATGCTGAAAAAGGTTGGAGAAGAACGATGA
- the upp gene encoding uracil phosphoribosyltransferase: MGKVHILDHPLIQHKLTHIRQKDTGTKEFRELVDEIATLMAFEATRDLPLDEVEIETPISKTKAKVISGKKLGIVPILRAGMGMLDGILKLIPAAKVGHIGLYRDPKTLKPVEYYVKLPTDVAERDFIIVDPMLATGGSAIEAINSLKKRGAKNIKFMCLIAAPEGVEAVTKAHPDVNIYIAALDERLNEKGYIVPGLGDAGDRLFGTK; encoded by the coding sequence ATGGGAAAAGTCCATATTTTGGACCACCCGTTGATTCAGCACAAACTGACGCATATCCGCCAAAAGGATACCGGGACGAAAGAATTCCGCGAATTGGTGGATGAGATCGCCACGTTAATGGCATTCGAGGCGACGCGGGATCTGCCTTTGGACGAGGTGGAAATCGAAACCCCCATCAGCAAGACGAAAGCGAAGGTCATATCGGGGAAAAAATTGGGGATCGTGCCCATCCTTCGGGCGGGAATGGGGATGCTGGACGGCATCCTGAAGCTGATTCCCGCGGCAAAGGTCGGCCATATCGGTTTGTATCGGGACCCGAAAACGTTAAAGCCCGTGGAATATTATGTGAAACTGCCGACGGACGTGGCGGAACGGGATTTTATCATCGTCGATCCGATGCTGGCCACCGGCGGTTCGGCCATCGAAGCGATCAACAGTCTGAAGAAGCGAGGCGCCAAAAATATCAAGTTCATGTGCCTGATTGCCGCCCCTGAAGGCGTCGAAGCGGTAACGAAGGCCCACCCGGATGTCAATATTTACATAGCGGCCCTGGATGAACGGTTAAACGAGAAGGGATATATCGTGCCGGGATTGGGAGACGCCGGCGACCGGCTGTTTGGAACGAAATAA
- the rpiB gene encoding ribose 5-phosphate isomerase B: MKVAIASDHGGIHIREEIKKLLEELNIEYEDFGCNCETSVDYPDYAFPVAEKVAKGEFDRGILICGTGIGMSIAANKVKGIRCALCHDVFSAKATREHNDSNILAMGERVIGPGLAREIAKVWLTTPFTGGRHAKRIDKIAKYEETNL; the protein is encoded by the coding sequence ATGAAAGTGGCAATCGCTTCGGATCACGGGGGCATCCATATCCGTGAAGAGATCAAAAAACTGCTCGAAGAATTGAACATTGAATACGAAGATTTCGGCTGCAATTGCGAAACTTCGGTCGATTATCCCGATTATGCTTTCCCCGTTGCCGAAAAGGTGGCCAAGGGGGAATTTGACCGGGGCATTTTAATTTGCGGAACGGGAATCGGCATGAGCATCGCGGCGAACAAGGTAAAGGGCATCCGCTGCGCCCTTTGCCACGACGTCTTCAGCGCGAAAGCCACCCGTGAACATAACGACAGCAACATTTTGGCCATGGGCGAACGGGTTATCGGCCCGGGGCTTGCCCGCGAAATCGCAAAGGTCTGGCTGACGACGCCGTTTACCGGCGGCAGGCATGCGAAACGGATCGACAAGATCGCCAAATACGAAGAGACCAATTTGTAA
- the atpE gene encoding F0F1 ATP synthase subunit C: protein MDLLAAAIAIGLSAFGAGIGNGLIVSRTVEGMARQPEASGLLRTTMFIGIAFVEAIPIMGVVVAFIMLFL from the coding sequence ATGGATTTGTTGGCAGCTGCAATTGCGATAGGATTATCTGCTTTTGGGGCGGGTATCGGCAACGGCTTGATCGTTTCCCGTACCGTTGAAGGGATGGCCCGTCAACCGGAAGCGAGCGGATTATTGCGGACGACGATGTTCATCGGTATTGCTTTCGTAGAAGCGATTCCGATCATGGGCGTTGTTGTTGCCTTCATTATGTTATTCCTGTAA